A single genomic interval of Helianthus annuus cultivar XRQ/B chromosome 6, HanXRQr2.0-SUNRISE, whole genome shotgun sequence harbors:
- the LOC110944810 gene encoding lipoamide acyltransferase component of branched-chain alpha-keto acid dehydrogenase complex, mitochondrial-like, which yields MIKVGETLLKLSVDDSSLAHDGAESSLGSDTSDSDDKAGVKKSKKGEALCTPAVRSLAKEHNIDINDVTGTGKHGRISKEEVLKYALEKGIIDDKPALFNPSSIEPMEGPEEKLHEIADSLYHDKILTLRYL from the exons ATGATAAAG GTTGGTGAAACTCTGTTGAAATTATCAGTTGATGATTCATCACTTGCACACGACGGTGCTGAGTCATCACTAGGTTCCGATACATCTGATTCCGACGACAAGGCAGGGGttaaaaagagtaaaaaaggtgAAGCTTTATGCACCCCTGCTGTTAGAAGCCTCGCAAAAGAGCATAATATTGATATCAATGATGTCACCGGAACCGGTAAACATGGAAGAATATCAAAAGAAGAGGTTCTCAAATACGCCTTAGAAAAAGGAATTATTGACGATAAACCCGCATTGTTTAATCCTAGTTCTATCGAACCCATGGAGGGACCCGAAGAAAAACTACACGAGATAGCTGACTCACTTTATCATGATAAGATACTCACCCTGAGGTATTTGTAA
- the LOC110865553 gene encoding uncharacterized protein LOC110865553 → MIKTAKPPLNYKSKDEMMILMSKGVLLNVGKTWFSLNKKGERCEMISIGECLGSGVQSFRFSSRYNSRFAVDTYSIYTENDFKKILHVGTQFLSPGITYTVNLVFKFSREGKRRREPIFLKYRLQGERESSISYLAYDREDGWWACDLYQFTYNYRIVHFQILFEGYDNGDSLKVEGIEFQPLVNVEHVDEKQLISDTDSDSNWEEKLPADYEDIMERSENSLQWTAKEEAYSIIRKGFFISVKKKKEKHLVFS, encoded by the exons ATGATTAAGACTGCAAAACCTCCTCTGAACTACAAATCCAAAGATGAAATGATGATTCTTATGTCCAAAGGGGTTCTGCTTAATGTCGGCAAAACT TGGTTTTCATTGAATAAGAAGGGAGAACGCTGTGAGATGATATCTATTGGAGAATGTTTGGGTTCAGGTGTACAGAGTTTTAGATTCTCGTCTAGATATAATTCAAG ATTTGCTGTGGACACTTACTCAATCTATACAGAGAATGATTTCAAAAAAATTCTACATGTAGGAACTCAGTTCTTGTCTCCGGGAATCACATACACGGTGAACCTGGTGTTCAAGTTTTCTAGAGAAGGGAAGAGAAGAAGGGAACCTATATTCCTCAAATACAGATTACAAGGGGAGAGAGAGAGTTCAATTTCATACCTTGCATATGATAGAGAAGATGGATGGTGGGCATGTGACTTGTATCAGTTTACTTATAACTACAGAATTGTTCATTTTCAGATTTTGTTTGAGGGCTATGATAATGGAGATTCCTTAAAAGTAGAAGGCATAGAATTCCAACCCTTGGTGAAC GTAGAACATGTTGATGAGAAGCAACTCATATCAGATACAGATTCAGATTCAAATTGGGAAGAAAAACTGCCAGCTGATTATGAAGACATAATGGAAAGGTCAGAAAATAGCCTGCAATGGACAGCCAAGGAGGAGGCCTACTCAATTATTCGCAAAGGCTTCTTTATCAGTgttaaaaaaaagaaagagaagCATT TGGTTTTCTCTTGA
- the LOC110865552 gene encoding uncharacterized protein LOC110865552 isoform X2 — MRKSFIILSSSLKLKRLRKIQTSSKRTSKHRLGQKRSKSPSVVILSDEPKSGPSKQQSDFGPTQRELVYDDTDSVSASHGKRRKTGCVESKRGHNKKHSGKKSIVGDISGCGNKRKRGERNSADDNYGNVMRKNRVSRAEVTATSKGGALRTKKKKGSDDNGKGKAGKPKVVGNKPEKVQKARKRAKKDEFPGIRTRSAPLLFYKCVRALTEQQRDAVREMGFGRLLTFSIDGLPAKLGYFVVDNFNPDKMVICTPAGDIKVNRKVIHKLLGIPTGGQKFSSIGKLPMLTDAIADWRARYPGAMVPPTKMVKMIDESDGEDSFDFRMDFVMCFVAVLVDCYKQSCLREEILEYLDEEMDFATIDWCDLVVEKLRTCKDTWNRLDPQSFFVGPLAILMLLYVDSIECTGMEVDSAVCHLAFWNLKRLRERERL, encoded by the exons ATGAGAAAGTCGTTCATAATCTTGTCGTCGTCGTTGAAGCTGAAACGATTAAGGAAGATTCAGACTTCAAGTAAAAG GACTTCGAAACACAGGTTAGGGCAAAAAAGGTCTAAGAGCCCTAGCGTTGTGATTTTATCCGACGAACCCAAGTCCGGACCTTCCAAACAACAATCTGACTTTGGTCCGACCCAACGGGAGTTAG TGTATGATGATACCGATAGTGTGTCAGCAAGCCATGGGAAAAGACGGAAAACAG GTTGTGTGGAAAGCAAACGGGGACATAACAAAAAGCACAGTG GGAAGAAAAGCATTGTCGGGGATATTTCTGGGTGTGGAAATAAAAGAAAACGTG GTGAAAGAAACAGCGCCGATGACAATTATGGCAATGTAATGCGAAAAAACCGTG TAAGTAGGGCAGAAGTGACGGCTACATCGAAGGGCGGGGCGTTAAGGACCAAAAAGAAGAAGGGTTCAGATGACAATGGGAAAGGTAAAGCAGGGAAACCAAAGGTAGTTGGTAACAAACCGGAAAAGGTTCAGAAAGCCCGTAAGCGAGCAAAAAAGGATGAATTTCCAGGCATAAGGACAAGATCTGCACCATTGCTGTTTTATAAGTGTGTACGGGCATTGACAGAACAACAACGTGACGCAGTCAGGGAAATGGGCTTTGGACGTTTGCTAACTTTCAGCATTGATGGTTTGCCGGCTAAGTTAGGTTATTTTGTTGTGGACAATTTTAATCCAGATAAGATGGTGATATGTACGCCTGCCGGTGATATCAAGGTGAACAGGAAAGTGATACATAAGTTATTAGGGATTCCGACTGGTGGACAAAAGTTTAGTTCGATTGGTAAGCTGCCGATGCTGACTGATGCCATTGCGGATTGGAGGGCGAGATACCCGGGGGCAATGGTGCCTCCAACAAAGATGGTGAAAATGATAGATGAGTCCGATGGCGAAGACAGTTTTGATTTCAGGATGGATTTTGTAATGTGTTTTGTGGCAGTGCTGGTTGATTGTTATAAACAAAGTTGTTTACGGGAAGAAATCTTGGAGTATCTGGATGAAGAAATGGACTTTGCAACAATAGACTGGTGTGACCTTGTTGTAGAAAAGCTGAGAACTTGCAAGGATACCTGGAATCGGCTTGACCCACAAAGTTTCTTCGTCGGTCCTCTAGCGATTCTGATG TTGTTGTACGTTGATAGCATTGAGTGCACGGGGATGGAGGTAGACAGTGCGGTGTGTCATTTAGCTTTTTGGaacttgaaaagattgagagagagagaaaggcttTAA
- the LOC110865552 gene encoding uncharacterized protein LOC110865552 isoform X1, which translates to MRKSFIILSSSLKLKRLRKIQTSSKRTSKHRLGQKRSKSPSVVILSDEPKSGPSKQQSDFGPTQRELVYDDTDSVSASHGKRRKTGCVESKRGHNKKHSGKKSIVGDISGCGNKRKRAGERNSADDNYGNVMRKNRVSRAEVTATSKGGALRTKKKKGSDDNGKGKAGKPKVVGNKPEKVQKARKRAKKDEFPGIRTRSAPLLFYKCVRALTEQQRDAVREMGFGRLLTFSIDGLPAKLGYFVVDNFNPDKMVICTPAGDIKVNRKVIHKLLGIPTGGQKFSSIGKLPMLTDAIADWRARYPGAMVPPTKMVKMIDESDGEDSFDFRMDFVMCFVAVLVDCYKQSCLREEILEYLDEEMDFATIDWCDLVVEKLRTCKDTWNRLDPQSFFVGPLAILMLLYVDSIECTGMEVDSAVCHLAFWNLKRLRERERL; encoded by the exons ATGAGAAAGTCGTTCATAATCTTGTCGTCGTCGTTGAAGCTGAAACGATTAAGGAAGATTCAGACTTCAAGTAAAAG GACTTCGAAACACAGGTTAGGGCAAAAAAGGTCTAAGAGCCCTAGCGTTGTGATTTTATCCGACGAACCCAAGTCCGGACCTTCCAAACAACAATCTGACTTTGGTCCGACCCAACGGGAGTTAG TGTATGATGATACCGATAGTGTGTCAGCAAGCCATGGGAAAAGACGGAAAACAG GTTGTGTGGAAAGCAAACGGGGACATAACAAAAAGCACAGTG GGAAGAAAAGCATTGTCGGGGATATTTCTGGGTGTGGAAATAAAAGAAAACGTG CAGGTGAAAGAAACAGCGCCGATGACAATTATGGCAATGTAATGCGAAAAAACCGTG TAAGTAGGGCAGAAGTGACGGCTACATCGAAGGGCGGGGCGTTAAGGACCAAAAAGAAGAAGGGTTCAGATGACAATGGGAAAGGTAAAGCAGGGAAACCAAAGGTAGTTGGTAACAAACCGGAAAAGGTTCAGAAAGCCCGTAAGCGAGCAAAAAAGGATGAATTTCCAGGCATAAGGACAAGATCTGCACCATTGCTGTTTTATAAGTGTGTACGGGCATTGACAGAACAACAACGTGACGCAGTCAGGGAAATGGGCTTTGGACGTTTGCTAACTTTCAGCATTGATGGTTTGCCGGCTAAGTTAGGTTATTTTGTTGTGGACAATTTTAATCCAGATAAGATGGTGATATGTACGCCTGCCGGTGATATCAAGGTGAACAGGAAAGTGATACATAAGTTATTAGGGATTCCGACTGGTGGACAAAAGTTTAGTTCGATTGGTAAGCTGCCGATGCTGACTGATGCCATTGCGGATTGGAGGGCGAGATACCCGGGGGCAATGGTGCCTCCAACAAAGATGGTGAAAATGATAGATGAGTCCGATGGCGAAGACAGTTTTGATTTCAGGATGGATTTTGTAATGTGTTTTGTGGCAGTGCTGGTTGATTGTTATAAACAAAGTTGTTTACGGGAAGAAATCTTGGAGTATCTGGATGAAGAAATGGACTTTGCAACAATAGACTGGTGTGACCTTGTTGTAGAAAAGCTGAGAACTTGCAAGGATACCTGGAATCGGCTTGACCCACAAAGTTTCTTCGTCGGTCCTCTAGCGATTCTGATG TTGTTGTACGTTGATAGCATTGAGTGCACGGGGATGGAGGTAGACAGTGCGGTGTGTCATTTAGCTTTTTGGaacttgaaaagattgagagagagagaaaggcttTAA